DNA from Daucus carota subsp. sativus chromosome 1, DH1 v3.0, whole genome shotgun sequence:
TTACgataaaacaaaacataatagAGCTTACCTTTGTTTCAGTCTTTTGCTTTTTAGACGGAGATACTGTAGAAGGTGAATCCATAACTTCAGCCTGACAGCATTTATCAACTATATGTTCACTAGCAGGGAAGAGATATCTATCTCTGGCAGCAGAATTGTCGATAGCAACCATAGCAGCATGGTGAAAAGGGTGGCGAAAACAACTTGCTTGGGACTGTTGTTCAGCCCACTGCCAAGGATGTAAACAAGAAACGCCACCATATGTTCTCTTCTGTTCATTGAAGGAAGAGTTTGAACTTGAATTTGTATAGGTTTGCAGTCCATTACTGATGGAAGAAGATGTCAATTTACATGGTTCTAGGTACCCTTCTCCAGCACTGTTCCTTGTTGAAGGATTATTCTGCGAAAAAACCTGATCACACGATCTTGCTACCACTTGATTAGATGCTGGATTAACAATAACAGCAGCATTTACAATCTGCAAGGCAGAAGCAGATACCATGTGGCAAAAGAATAAGCCGTCCACTAATAAAGGTAATAATTTAAACATGGTAGCTATGCATGTTTGACGTTATCAAGGGTCCAGCTTTCAGTTTTAACTTACATTTGGCTTTTATATGGCTCTGCAAGGGACTTTGGTCAATTTTTTCACGCATGGGGTTATATATGGACATTGAAAGTTTAATATAGTTTCCAGGAACAGGGTACTTTTATGATATTCATAAAGTTGACTTGTATGTAAATTAAATCTCTGTAATAAGAGAAATTGCAAGTGTATGCCTGATTATCTCAGAATTTAATGCACACAAAATACAAAGGGACTTGTTCACTACATACCTAATCCTATATATTCATCTGTTCATTATTAAGAGTACGGAAAAGATAAGGCCTCTTTCTgatatataaaactaaattaaggATTTCAGGTCCAGCCCCTAAGCATCTGTAATATGGTATAATTAGTGATAAAGGTAGATATTTACCTGACCATCAACAGATTTTGCCAAATCAATAGCTAATTTCATGAACTCACAAACTGATTGTGAGTTTTCTTCACTAAATCCAGTGATGCCGTCTATGTTGCTGTGCaaaaaaatgaaacaaatacataTCAATTAATCAGGATACAATTTAGACAGTAAATGAACCTTTTGACAGTTAAAAATCAATTCATCTCATGTTCAAGTTCAATTTAATTACTAATCTTTGACCTTTTCAGCACTTGCCAGTTACTAAGCAAAACTAACTATACTGGCAAACATATGTACCGTATCATGCACAACTGCAAACCAAAAATTTGGGTATAGTAAAACAAAGGTGAAACTAATACACACGAGATACCAAATGATATGTTCATTACTGATTTATTACGCAACCAATTAATcaactgaaaatattacaaagggCAAGTAACTAGTAATTCAGCTTATGACAAACAAGGTCTTGCTATATCCGTAGGTGTTTTAAATCCTAAAAAGTTTCTGACAATATTTCGTAGAGAACAAAAAAAACTTTCACAGTTAGAGATTTGAGAATTAAAGTTGCAGAAGCTAACTGGCAATACTACACCTGTTGAAAAGGTACAGATGCTATACAATGCTGATGTTAATCATGGGattaagaaattttaattactagttatttatgtttttatttgagAAATGATTAATTGTAATTTggtgatatataattatattaatatgtatatattcgaAATATATTAGATTATATAATGGGACAAAGAAATTCTTTTCTTTAATACTCACAGCAGTAAATTAACGATGgaaagtatatatacatatagtttTCTTTCATATAGTTTTCCTTTTATTAGAAATTTACttggtttccaacttccaagTAATAATATTTAGAGAAACAGTTGTAAACTGTAATCTCACTATTAGAAAATATGATCACTATAAAAAATTTACTGGATAAATCTGAAAATTGTTTGCATTTCTACTGGTTCTGTTGAAATGTTCCATCAAATTTTCTGCCAACCACCAttacttttaatattttgaactaGAAAGTAGGTTACCGATGTGATGAAATACTGTCAGAATCGTCTAGACATAAAAAAAAGCACTTATCTCTTCAAAGAGAGTTGTGGTATAGTTCATTAGCAATATAAAGATAAATGGTGATTCCTAAAAAAATTAGCTTAAATCAACAGAGGCAAGAAACTTAACGCCTAAGaggaaaaagtttaaaatttagaCGATTCAGCCAAACAAACTGATACTTTAAGTGATTTAATAAtagcaaaataattatattttgtaagaaACTACTTAGCTAAGATCACAAACCACATACTAGGTTGGTGGATGATATGAAGTTGGCCATAGCTTGCACTGTTCTTCCCATTCTTCTTTTGATGTAGCTGCATATTTGGATACCTAACAAGTTGTGACAAAAACAAAGAAACTTACCACTAATGACCAGAATAAACTACTAATACGACATACATAAACTACTGATACGGCATAAATCGGGAATAGAGACTAGAAAAGTggctagataaaaaaaaaaacttaattacAAGGTCAAGGAGATGCAATAAGAAGTCAGCAGCGATCATAAATTATGTTCATCAAGTATATCAATGACTCTTGAAAATGTCAGTATAAGGCAGTCAATCCTATCAGTTACAATTATCCCTATTTTCAAGCCCTTCCCAAATCAATGTGCTTATGCGTGGTGTAGGTGTAGGATAATTACATGAATCACATATACCAATGACTACAAGAAATCAAAAAGACCAGGGTGATACGACCACAGAAGGATCCCAAcacttataattatgcaagtgTGAGCACAATATGGCGATGAAATCAGTCACTAACTGAAATGTActaaatacaaataatacaTTTTATCGATAACCAAAAGCATAACTAGGGATAAAACTAACATCTCAAGGAACAGCCCGTACTCTGTTAGTAATCTAATGGATTAAAACACTTCAAAGTTCTTTGGACAGCTAATTACACGAACAGATACAACCCTGAAactaataaaaagaaaagatgGAATATAAAGTAAAAAATTAAAGGGTGACCTACTTTTGTGATAAATGTACTCAACTGGTATGACTTGATTAGCTCGACCATTTCACTGGGTATGTTTTCCGACTGGTCACTCCCATCAGAAGCCAGACATAATATCACCAATAACTGAACGTTTCCTGTAGATTTTTAAATGCTTATAGTCACCACCGTATTCCTATGGGTCACAACATATGCATGATCAGACAtactaaattgaatattgaaAGAATGCAGCTCCTGTATCctctttattttttagtttttttttatgttgcAATTTTTTTGCATTTGACATTCATAAGAAAGCAAGTCCCATTGGTACTCAATAACAAGTTAAAAGTACCAAAATCAATCGACACATTTATCTCCTAGAGCATAAACAGATTATAGATCCTTACTTTGATGTTTATCTATTATAAACCCACAGGAAGCAAGGCATATGATATCGCATACGTTGGTATCAGAGTTTAAGCACACCTTCAACACACTTCTTGCATATGCGCTTCACATGGCGAAGATCTTCGAGTGGAGAAATCTTATTCAACCTCCTAATAACATTCAATTTGTTTCACATGTCAAGCTATAACAATCCAAATTTAAGTAATATGCACTTTTTTCAAGTAAATATAACTATGACAAATGTGCAATATGGCAGcaaatttcagattttggctttagacaaaaaaaattctcttttattaataaataaatgatctcatttgtCGCTTTCTTGGCGCAAAAAAGTAATTCTTGTTTTAAATTAtccatattaataacatactttaGTAAGAACTAATGGCACGAGATTAAAATCATTTAACAGACTTTAGTAAGAACTGATGGCAAGagattaaaatcattttttaatagTCTTACAAGTTGTTACATTGAagaaaaaacttttaaaatacaatttttttttttgtgaaatgaaGAGATTAGGtaaaaataaatcaacaagGACCTAAAATTACAGTCACATACCTTATAAGTGTGTTAGCATGTTTTGGATTAATTACTGAAGCATAGGCATTCACTGTACCAGTACAACAACAAAGCATTTTAAGAATTCAATGCATAGATAAATATACACAAACATACACACACAACAGAAAACTATAATAGACCACTACACATATTAAAAGACACAATCCCTTGTCTAAAGTTTCAATTTGTACTACTCCAAGTCTCCAACAATCTCAACTGAGATGGAAAAGCTAAAACAGCCCTTTAGATGTAATTATGATTTACCGAAGacacacaaatatattttatcatatgtTGCCAAAATTATCAAGTACATCATAAATGTTTACCTGTGGGTTGCAAATGTGGTGGAATAGGTGCCTTGTCTGGAATGTGAATAATTTTCCAATACTCCTCCTTATCGATGTTTCTATCTGTACTTGGCATTTACtgaaattcaatatatattgaAGTCTTAATATTCTGAGGAAAAGGACACTCTACCAAAACAAAACGTTCAGGAAAATGAAAAACAACATACAACTAGAAGTATTAGTTGATAGTTTAAGTATAACAGTGCTGGTCAAAATTTAAAGTTCTAATCAAAACTCCAGGTTCATCTGGAATCAAGATTCTAAACAAGTCCAAAGTCCACAGAGCCCGGTAAAATCAACTAGGACTTGGATAATTTAGGTAATTACAACTTCatctttgtcaaaaaaaacagCAATGATGGGTGGTTGCGATAAAGACTAGAGATTTGAGTTTAAAGAATCTACTTTAGTGATTCCACACCCAATTCATTTGTACAATAGCTATGTTTCAAGATCAGGATCAGCTCTAGGGAGTTTTAGGCATGGTTTAAAAATAGTTTAGTGGCATGTCttcaaataattgttaaaaatataagtAGATAAACTGAATTTCTTTAAGGGTTAAAATTCAAATCAACCATCAAGAACAAGCAAACTATTTCCCCTACTTGAGAAATCCAAACCATATCATTTACACTGGTGAAACAATACAATCAACAACTAAGCTATTAAAAATATTGAACCAGAATATTTAGTAGCTCGTACAAACTTTAGTAATGGAAGTAGGGACTCCAAAACTAGTTCAACAGATTAAAGAAGTAAAATCTAAAATGAGACTCTCAAAAGATAGCCCCGTTTTGCATTTCTTccatattctttataaaatttctctTTACATATAGAGATGACATGAATCAGACCCCCAAAATTTCAGAGTTTCTCTTAGAATAAATCCTCAAGCTCAGTAAAAATCCCCAATAATTCCATAAAACAGCCATGAATGGCTATACCTTATTTAATGAAGCTCTATACAAAAACCATTAATTATGATGTCTTGTTCATGACGAAAATCGGCATCAAACTAGTAATTTATAAACTCAATTCTAGCAAAACTATGGTCATAAACCAGTTTGAGTGAGTTGGATTGGGGTCAAAGAAAGAGAAGTCGGAGACAGCTGCAATGCATAAAGGTAAGTTTGAGTGAGTTGGATTGGGCTCAAAGAAAGAGAAGTCGGAGACAGCTGCAATGCATAAAGGTAAGCTGCCAGATTTACACCCTTTTTGGTGTGCTCTCTTTTTCCTTAAATCAATAAATTCCTTCTTATTAAGTTCATTTCTTCCCTATGCCTAAACCAGTTATATGCTCGCACACAGTATATATGCAAACTTATAGGAGAGCTGGAGAGCAACACTAGTTCCACATGTGTTTGACAAACTTGATATGAGGACAGGatgtgtattttaatatttttgttgccGATTATAGAGAATGTTGCAGAGGATGAAACTATCACCGAGTCCGAGGATTCAGAAGGTATGCACTCTTTTAAACTGATAAAACAGCAATTTCATTCCATATAAAAGAATATTAATAGCAGTACAACATATTTAACCATATCAACATATTTAAGTACGGTTACAAGATCATTTTTTAACAGGTACCCCATCTCCTTTTGTACACACTGCTATAAGTTTTACGACGCCTGTGCCATGAATACTACGGCCTGAATCTTTGGTTACACACTACAGGCATTGGAACGGATTTGTTTTACAACCATTTGAAAACACGTAAAAAGCAACCTGCATATCGGTTTCTCCCAACAATGGAGGATACCTGCACCTCTGGAAACAATTTCGTCATTGGTATGGATTTGCCAATCGTGAAATACAGTTTAATCCTCTGCATGCATACtattaatatattcatatgTATTGAATTGCGTTGTGATGATTTTAAATGGCAACATAATTTTTGCGCAGGTCAGAAACGTCTATCCGAATCATCAGACTCTGTTCTTCAAGGAGGTGAATAAATTGCTTGATATATGTTTGATATAATGTCTTTAAGGTCTTTATGTTTTTATGTAGAAAGGATATGTGTGGGCATGAATTATGTAACTTCAATATAGGTATGGGGATAATTTTGTATTCTTTTTGCTGTAgtgttattttttaatcaagttattgtacattattatttaattttatattaattagagATATAGAAGAGGAATGAAGATGGGTGTACTGGGAAGTAGCAAGACTGGTTTTGTTGTCTACCAAGTATCGACAATACATGAATAGAACATTTGATATTATAGAGTGGTTAAAGACATGTGGAGATATAATAGGAGATTAGAGAAAGAGAGTTTGTGAGGTCTATCTACCTTAGCCCTATGAAGTATGATCagagttattaaattaatagtcTGCTATTAAGATATTCACAGAAGATTACATCTGTTGTAATAAACTGAATTTTCACATATCTTTTACAATCCATCTTCCCCAAATCAGAATTAGGACACTCTGCTGGCAAATATTTGTATTAACTTTATTTTTGTTAACATTTCTGAGACTAATTACATATtcaaaaaatccaaataaatatttcaggTGCTTACAGTATAATAGAAGCAGCTCTAATGATGCACAACCTCTTTATAGAACAAACTAATTTACGATGTTTATCATAGATGGAAGACAACTTACGCAGATTATCCAATATATGTAGCCTGGCTCCGTCTCTTAAAGTGCACGGTGGTCTGAAGTTTACTTTTTGAGTCACGATTTTTTAGATGGCCATTCATGATTGATAGGGTGAtgaatattatgtataattgaCCTGTCATGAGCATAATAGGCTAAGACTAAATCATATGCTTCCCTGTTCATTCTCTTTTCAGAATCAAAAAGAAAGGGACGTGGCCAAGATGTGGATACTATCTTCAGAAGACAGAATATAGTCATGTTTGGTGAATCTACCGGAGGAAGTGCATTGTTAAAGACGGGTAAGGAGAATTACATAATGAAGCATTGTAATCTTGCACAAAGTTGGAATACTATTATTTTACAATTGTGTTTCATGATGagagttttattaattttattggtTATTATTGCTTAAGCATTCTGCCATGCTACCTATACTAATATTAATtccttatattattaatattaatgttcATTATATAGGTATGCAAATTGTCCTATAGTAACAGTTAGATACAAATATTACCAGGATGTAACTTCACTATATACATTTTACATCTGATACTTGCAAGTATTCTGTTGATTTTTTGTAGTTGATCTTCTGTCATTTGCTATCCAGGCTGAACTCCTCTCACTGTCAAAGATCACAATCCATGTACTATGTATGCATCTAATTTGATCAGCATGTGTCATCGCTGGACAAAGGAACATGTGGTACTTTATCAATATTTGTTGTGTCATGATCAAAGTTGATTAAGCCATCAATCTTATGCTTTCTGTATATTTCTTTTCTCAGAATCCTGTCAAAGGGGACGGGGCCCAGGTGTGGATACTATCTTCGGAAGACCAAATATACTCTTGCCTGGTGAATCTAATAGCGGAAATGCACTGTTAGGTACATGTAAGTAGAATCACACAATCACACATTATACTTTTGTACAAGGCTGGCTTTCTATTAGTTTGCATGCGTGGTTCTTGATGAGAGTTCTGCTAATTAATTAGTAAACCATTACTTATCTGACATTCCATGATTTCTGTATTAATAGAAAAACCTTATGTTAACAATATTTGTTATAGATCAGGAAGCATTTTGTCCTATGTTTACAGTTTGACTAAAAGATTCAATGTATTTTTTGATCAGGTCAGGTTATAAACATAAAGGACGTGCCAcaaataataatacaatttcAGAAAGACAGATATACATCCTTCCGATGAtactgaaaaagaaaatccataAATGAACGCGTGTAAGTGATTTTGATATTTGGTCCTAACTGGGTTTATGGGTTTCAAGCTAATAATAAGTTGGTCTCCGATGTTAGATGGGTGAGTTCAGGGGCGGAGGCATTGAGAGCCCAGGAGCAGCCATGGACCACCCTCAAATCTAAAAattgacaattttttttaccaaataGTGCAGTCCACCCCAAATTTTAGAAGTGGCCTATCCTAAATTTCAGTGGCCCAGCTCATAAACTTAATAACTTCTAAACTTCAAAATGTAAGACATAAATTTCACTTATAAactttaaaagttaaaattagaGGGGGCTTGGGGTTTATGCAGAAGCTACAGGTGTATAAACTAAGCAGTGGCACCCGTGAATAGCAAATTTTTATTCCTAACTCCAAgttacttttaattaatatgtcAAATATGATATATTGATGCATTCTGTTTTTTGTCTGGACCCTGCATATTAGAATCTTACTCTACTGATTTTATATTTACAAGATCATTTTGGCTCACCCTGACTTGAAAACCTAGATCCGCTATAATGGGTGAGTTattccttattttttttatggaaCGAATGTATTCAGCACTTCAACTGTATCCTTTTTTGAAAGCAAATCCAGTTTAAATGATCCAATAATAGTTTATTTAACATTGGCTAATGCTACAACTTCGACAGTAATTAGATGTAAGGAAGTGTGTCGTAGTAGTACTTTTGTAATACAGAAGTATGGTAGTAAGAGCATTTGAGTCTTAAAATAGAATTAGTGATTAGATAGGGAGTCTGAACAGAATTGCaagatataaattttagtttatgctGTATGAAATATGGGTCTTGGTTCCACTAACTGCTCCATCTCTTCTCTCTACAGCTTCCCTCCCTTCTAGCGAAAACTCTTCCGGTACGTATACATCTTTTATTTTTCTCCAAAATCCTGTGCTTATCTGATGTTTCTCTGGTAATTGTATTCAACATGTATGATATCtatttttttaagtgtttgttAATCTTTGTTTTTTTGCAGTTATAGGTTACAAATCATGGATTAATAGTGATGAGAATATAATCTTTTGTTTATAATCCTCAGACTACAATTCCTAGATAAAAGCACTATTGATATATTACAACTGACTAGCAATATGCCCGGCAAGT
Protein-coding regions in this window:
- the LOC108202174 gene encoding tRNA-specific adenosine deaminase TAD3, which gives rise to MPSTDRNIDKEEYWKIIHIPDKAPIPPHLQPTVNAYASVINPKHANTLIRRLNKISPLEDLRHVKRICKKCVEGNVQLLVILCLASDGSDQSENIPSEMVELIKSYQLSTFITKVSKYAATSKEEWEEQCKLWPTSYHPPTYNIDGITGFSEENSQSVCEFMKLAIDLAKSVDGQIVNAAVIVNPASNQVVARSCDQVFSQNNPSTRNSAGEGYLEPCKLTSSSISNGLQTYTNSSSNSSFNEQKRTYGGVSCLHPWQWAEQQSQASCFRHPFHHAAMVAIDNSAARDRYLFPASEHIVDKCCQAEVMDSPSTVSPSKKQKTETKVEDSGIQNGEHNACGSMPVRPYLCTGYDIYLVWEPCIMCAMALVHQRIKRIFYTFPNHNAGALGSLHRLQGEKSLNHHYAVFRVFLPESILDRDDVVTAVSGSDKNKTHVL
- the LOC108202185 gene encoding uncharacterized protein LOC108202185 isoform X2, whose translation is MCILIFLLPIIENVAEDETITESEDSEGIGTDLFYNHLKTRKKQPAYRFLPTMEDTCTSGNNFVIGQKRLSESSDSVLQGESKRKGRGQDVDTIFRRQNIVMFGESTGGSALLKTG
- the LOC108202185 gene encoding uncharacterized protein LOC108202185 isoform X1, whose protein sequence is MCILIFLLPIIENVAEDETITESEDSEGIGTDLFYNHLKTRKKQPAYRFLPTMEDTCTSGNNFVIGQKRLSESSDSVLQGESKRKGRGQDVDTIFRRQNIVMFGESTGGSALLKTVDLLSFAIQAELLSLSKITIHVLCMHLI